aatttgatCATTCATAAATACTATGGTTAAatgaaatttagaaataaaagaaatcatcatagacttaattttaaaaaacaaaaacaaaataattataactTAAAAGAACCAAAACACGATGTGCTccctttgattttctttttttctttttttacttttgaaaactgtgtgttttttcatattttcttataataattagtatattttatttctgaaataaaagttttgaattcttgattattttaatatttaaaaactatttttttattgaaaaagtgaataaaaagtacataaaagaaaaaaaaaattaactaaaactCTATTAGataactatttaaaattttactataaaatCTACCAACATTTCTTCTACTTTTAAAGTTTTTTAACTTTAACTTTCTTAGTGTGTAATCTACgttatctatattttaaaaaataattcaaaatttaaaggcaaaatagtttttaaaattttattttatttgagaaAGATACATTTTCTATCCCcgaattttctaaaataagtaTATTTAATCCCTGAAGTTTTAAATTAACAGATTTAAAAGTTCATCTTCATTAAgagaagtgtttaaattaacagaGCTATCCAAGTTGACTGACTAAGTTGATAATTTGGATTTAAATTTGTTTCGTAACTTCACGAAAAATGAATTCAACTCCatgtcatttttttcttttgtctcCACGAGACGAACTTCACAAGacaaatttaaatctaaatcaTCAACTTAATTAGCAAACTatatcaacatttaaataatcTAGTTGAACatatatattagtttaaatAGATCTATTAATGAATAGAACATTTTATGCCTATTATTGAACCTAAAgactaaaatgtttaatttaaaatttcaaagacCAAACGcatatattctaaaaaaataacaaaatatatttttctttttttatttttaaaatttgattaagattTCAACAATCTATTATTTTGAAGTATTCTATTTTTATATAGgttatatataaaaacaataaatataattttggattatttttatataaaaaaattaaccaaaatatttataaaatataattaaattttagaattatcaatgatagacttatatCAATACGatcagtgacattgatagacactaataactATCAATCTGTATCTAccaatgtctatcattgatagttctaaaactttgctatattttgaagaactttaccatttgaaataattttccaataactttgaataataataataatccaaactattttttttaaaaaaattatatctaattttgctttatgttaataataataataattaatccCCATCCATTGGCGGTGATAATCAATCCCtgcaaaaaaaacaaaaataaaattaaaaattaaaacacaaagaaaaaaaaaattctgaatcacgagaagaaaaaggaaaaagcagCACCTACCATCATACCTCTTTAccagaaaaataaagaaagggaACAAAGCAACAAAGCAAACGGCGGTTTAACCCTGGTGAAAGAGGCTGATCACTGCCGGTGCCGTATGCTCATCGAGACGGAACCGTCAAATCAGACGGCGGAGACAATGGAATGCACGAACACACAGAAGATGCAAGAGAGGCAAATCTGCTAATGGAGGATtttccaaaccctaatttctaaCATCTGGTCCGATTGATGAGGTTAAACACCTTTTTTAATTCATGTGAATTTCATTAAATTGTGATTGATTTCTCGATTTACTCGCAATTTTAGGTCTGATCTGTGCGCCGATTGCGACGAACACAAACGATTTCATATCCAGTAATctgtataaaatattaatttgtacAAAGGAGATTTCAGAGATCTGTAGCTATGAATGTGGGTAACGGTCTCCGCAGAGAAAAAGAATAGCATCGTCACCGTCACGAACCGCCGGAGGACTAGAAGAACTGCGGCTATCTCCGGAAATTCATCGATTAGGCAATTTCATCATACCGAATGATTATAGTGTTTCTTCGGCTTTTGACATAATTGAGAGCCGGCTACGCTTCGGCCTAAAATCAGATCGACGGCGTTGCTGATGAGAAGAAGGCCGAATCAAAGCAGCTAAAGCTCGCTTCACGAGATCACCTTCAACGCCTCCGATTCTAACAAGAGAATTCGTCATCGCCGATCGACGAGCATTCAACCTACTCGGCGAGTACGGAACAGTAGGTTGCGAAATTATACCTTTATGGAGACTACACCGGAACGAGCCAGGGTGAGTAGTAGGAGAACACATACACGTCCTCTTCGAACTGCTCTGCCTCTGCACGACTCGATGACTCCCTCCGCTGCGAGAAGAAACAGACACGGATCTGTTCGGAGACGTCGCACGGTCAAGAGAAAACCGCACGGACGGCACGGAAACTGAAGGCGAACCGTGAAGCTTCACACGCGACGGGGAAGTCGATCTACAGAAGAAGGAAGTTGCGGATCCGGAGGAGAAACTGGAGGACGAGGACGCGAAGGCCGACGAAGATGAACTCCGGTAACCGTAGAACCTTCCGGACGGTGAGAGTGATCGGAGAACTGATGCGTTTGATCTTCGAGAAGTTGCCGCCATTTTCGttagagaagagagagaaaggggGATGAATGTAGAGCTTTCTGGTCTGCTCTTCTAAGCCTAATAGGCCGCGTTTGGCTGTTGAGTTTGGCAAACCCGTCTTCACTCGCACTATGTATTTATAGGGATTCAATGCAAAATAAGAGCAAAGGTTTAAAGCGGCGTCTTTTTCTATCATACCCTTCATCTTTTGCATATTTGTAAAACT
This DNA window, taken from Benincasa hispida cultivar B227 chromosome 6, ASM972705v1, whole genome shotgun sequence, encodes the following:
- the LOC120080038 gene encoding uncharacterized protein LOC120080038 — encoded protein: MAATSRRSNASVLRSLSPSGRFYGYRSSSSSAFASSSSSFSSGSATSFFCRSTSPSRVKLHGSPSVSVPSVRFSLDRATSPNRSVSVSSRSGGSHRVVQRQSSSKRTCMCSPTTHPGSFRCSLHKGIISQPTVPYSPSRLNARRSAMTNSLVRIGGVEGDLVKRALAALIRPSSHQQRRRSDFRPKRSRLSIMSKAEETL